Below is a genomic region from Selenomonadales bacterium.
GCCGACAAAACAAGTATAACTCCTATGCCCGATATCATAACGTCCCCTCGCCGATGTCATCACGACCAACGACCGCACGAACAGACCCCATTGTTGGTTGATTATCAAGAAAAATGATACGCGAAAACAGCGCAAAGATTTCTTGCCGGGTCTTTCTCATACGCACCAAGACATCTTCGATATCTCTTCCGTGAAGTGTCGCGACCACTGCGATACCCGCATGAACAGCTTCTTCTACTGCCGCTATATCTTCTCTGTGTCCCAGCTCGTCTGTAGCGATCACAACAGGACTCATTGCTCTGATCAGCATCATCATAGCAGCTGCTTTCGGCGCACCGTCTATCACATCTGTTCGCGCCCCCACATTCAGTCGCGGTATCCCTTGATATGCGCCCGCTATCTCCGACCGTTCATCAGCCAGTCCAACAATAACGCCGACTCCTCCACTTCTTTCCTCACCGTCACTCAACTGCCGTACCAGATCACGTAAGATCGTCGTCTTGCCACTGTACGGCGGTGCAACGATAAGCGTACTCTGCACACAGCCATCTTCCCGAATATACGGCAATACGCCGTCTGCACAACCAACGATCTCTCGCGCGATACGAAACGCAAGCGAATGGATATGTTTCAGCATCTTGACTTCTCCCTGAACAACGACCGCTTGTCCCGCCATACCTACACGATGTCCTCCGCAGATCGTAATATATCCGTTTTTCAGCTCACTCTCCATCGCATATCGCGAATGTTGGCAACAGGAAGATACGATACCCTCCAGTTGCTGCGCCGTGATCGTCACCTTACGGGAAAGCGCAACTTCCGCCAGTCCATACCGCAATCTGATCGGTTCTCCGACACGCAGACGGATCTCACTGACCTCCTCTTCGTGAAGCGCATCTTCTGCCCGAATGACCTCCCCCCATTTTGGGGGTAAAAAAGGAAAGATATCTTCTTCCAAAATCATGTCCGCTTTCATGTTCATTCCGCCTTTCACTTCATTGTATGCATACATCGCCCGACTATGCTTCTTTTTTCCTTTCGAAGACGCAAAAAAGCAAGCACATATTTGTGCTTGCTTTTTTGTTTAACGGTCTGCTTCTCTCTCTGCAGACGGTTTCGGCGGCAATGTATTCGGCACTGCCGTATTCTGCATTGGTTTTTGTTCTGCTATATTGGTTGTATTGTTTTCTTCCGTCCGATTTTCTCTATCTGCTTCTTTTTTCACAGATACCTTCGGTTCAACCGCTTTCGGACCAACGTGGATCACTCGTTTCGTTGCAGGATAACGGTCGCGATATGCCAGCTTGGATTCTCCGTTTTCCACACGATACGTTGCCGTTATGTAACCTTGATTTCCTTTTTCTTCAACGACCTCTTGTCCGCTCGGAACAGTTGCATCTTCTATCTTCACGATCTCCATCGGAATGACTTCTTCGACTCTTGACCGATAGCTGACCTTAGATACAGGCTCTTTCTCTGTATTACCAAGAACGGCAACAGTGATCTGATTGCCAACTACATTGAGCCATAAATAGATATCCGACTGACGCGTATTGCGGAATCTGAAGTCGATCGTTCCGTAATTGACGGTCGCATCAAGCCCTTTCGGAACATACGTTGCAGGGAAGAAATGCGGTTTGCGCTCAACTACCCCGAGGTCTGCCAACAAGACGGCATTGTACATCGTTGTGCTGACCTGGCAGATACCACCGCCGATACCTGGCTCCATCTTACCATTTACGATAACGGGAGCTTCTTGGTACCCACGTTCTGCCGAACGATAGCCGACAACACCATTAAACGAGAATACATCATTCGGTTTCATGATCAAACCATCAATGGCACCTGCCGCCAAATGGATATTATGCGTACGACCGACTGCCGCAGTCGAGAAATATGTCGTATAAATACCGAGTACATCTTTGAACTCTGCCAGATCTTCTGTCGTGCGTTTAGCAACGATCGTTTTCGTATGCAACGACACACGATACGGAAGCTGAGAACCGAAATTTCTGACATCTGCCAAGACAGCATCCGTATCAACAAGATAACCTGTTTGATTCGGCTGAATGACGACCTTGCGATTTACGACCTTGAGGCTCGCTTCGATTGGTTTTACTTCGATCATATCTCGGATATTGTTGATGATCGAGGTCAATTTTTCTTCATCATATCGAACGACATAGCCGACCATCTCATGATTCGAACGAACTTCGTACGCATCTTTGATACAAGTGAAAATATTGCCTTCACGACCGACTGCATAAGCACGTTCGACCGTAGCATCAACATCGACCGAAAAATCAAACTCCTTAGCTTTTACATACCATGATTTTTCTTCATTTTCCATCAATTCAAGAACATTACCATCCGTTTCTGCCTGTTGACAGACCTTCGTTAATGTTGCTTTAGCTTCTTCTTTTGTCATGTTGCCGATCGCAACATTACCGATATGTAATCCTTCTGCCATACGATCCGACGACGGCAAAACAAATGCATAGATTGCACCAAATACTACTACTGCAACTACGATCAACCCGATGATCATATTTTTCATACTCATGTCAGAATCCCCCTATGACCGTTACGCTTGGCTTGCAAGGCGTTCGATCTCTTCTGCCGCGCCCATACTGCCGATCATAGCATGTTCGAGTGTCAGTCCGCCCTGCAAATAAATAATATACGGCGGACGCATCGGTCCATCTGCACTAAGCTCGATCGATGCACCTTGTACGAACGTACCGGCCGCCATAATAACGGCATCTTCATATCCCGGCATATCTCCTGCTTCGGGCGTTACATACGCATCAACAGGTGAATACATCTGAATGCCTTTGGCAAAAGCCTCCATTTTCTCGCGACTACCGAGCTCGATCGCTTGGATAATATCATTGCGTTTCTCCGTCGGTGCAGGAAGCGAATGATATCCGAGCACACCGAAAAATGCCGATGCAAAGATGGCACCTTTGACCGCTTGTGCCGTTACGTGCGGTGCAAGGAACAGACCTTGATAGAATAGGCGATTCCCCGAAAGCGATGCCCCAAGCTCTCCGCCGATGCCCGGTGCCGTCATGCGATACGATGCTTGATCAACAAGATCGGCACGACCTGCAATATAACCGCCAGTCGGAGCAATACCGCCGCCCGGGTTTTTGATAAGCGAGCCTGCCATAAGGTCTGCCCCAACATTCGTCGGTTCCAGCACATCGGTGAATTCACCATAGCAATTGTCTACGAAACAAATACATTCGGGATTGATCGCTTTGATCGTTTTGCAGATACGCTCAATATCGGCGATCGTCAACGGATCGCGCATGCTGTATCCGCGCGAACGCTGGATCAATACCCCTTTGATATGCGGTTTGATACGCGACGGAAGGCCTTCCCAGTCCATCTTACCGTCGATCATCGGCAGTTCCTCATATTTTACACCGAATTCAGCAAGTGATCCCGGCGAATCTCCTTTGTAACCAATAACCGTCTGCATCGTATCATATGGTTCGCCCGTTACGGCAAGAAGCGTATCGCCCGGGCGAAGGAATGCGAAGAGCGCCGTTGCAAGCGCGTGCGTACCTGACACGAACTGACTGCGGAAAAGTGCTTTCTCTGCACCGCAGATATCAGCCCACAATTCATCGAGCTTTTCGCGGCCTGCATCGTTATATGCATAACCCGACGACGTGCTGAAATGGTAGCTCGAGATACGATGTTTTCGAAGTGCATTCAATACCTTGAGCGTATTGACTTCCGCGATCCTGTCAACATCGGCGAACATTCCTTTTACTTGTCTGAGTGCTTCTTCACGAGCCTCGATAATTTTATTCGAAAAACATTCCATCATTATTACTCCTCTATCTGATACTTGACCAAAGCAGACTCCCATTCCTTACCTGCGCTGACCTTGGCCAAAATTCCGTTTTCTTGATATTCCATTTCTTTTACGTTCACATTCTCATGCAGAAAGTTGAGCATCTTACCACTCTCTTCATACGGGATCAAAAGCGTCATATGGACAGACTGTTCATCCAAAAATCTTTCCAATTTCCCAATAAGAGGCACAAGCGTTTCTCGATCGAGTGCCGATACCGTGACCGAATGTTCCCAGCGCGACATCTGTTCCAAACGATGCTCGTTCGTAATATTGTCGCACTTATTGAACACAACGATCTGCGGTTTGTCTGCTGCACCGAGTTCACGAAGTACATCGACAACAGCGATCATCTGTTTTTCGTACTGTTCCGAACTTCCGTCCACAACATGAAGAAGAAGGTCTGCTTCCACAACTTCTTCCAGCGTCGCACGAAATGCCGACACAAGAGAGTGCGGCAATTTTTGAATAAAGCCGACCGTATCGGTAACGACGATACTGCGACCCGACGGCAATTTCAGACTGCGTGTCGTCGTATCAAGCGTAGCAAACAGCTGATTTTCCGCATAGACATCGGACTGTGTGAGCGCGTTCAAAAGCGTCGATTTCCCTGCGTTCGTATATCCGACGAGAGCAACCGACGGCACCTGTTTGTCTTGCCTTTGTTTGCGCTGTACACCGCGCTGTCGACGCACAACTTCAAGCTGACCTTTGATATCGCTGATCTTATTACGGATCGTACGACGGTCTACTTCCAGTTTCGTTTCCCCCGGACCGCGCGTACCGACGCCACCGCCGAGACGCGAGAGTGCCAAGCCTTGCCCCATGATACGCGGAAGATGATACTGCATCTGCGCCAATTCAACTTGCAGCTTACCTTCGAACGTACGAGCTCGCTGTGCGAAGATATCCAAGATCAACGCCGTTCTGTCGATCACCTTCACACCGAATGCCTGCTCCAAATTACGTTGCTGTGACGGCGACAACTCGTTATCAAAAATGACCATTGATGCGCCTGTTTCCTGCAAGAGAATGGCGATCTCGCCGACTTTCCCTCTGCCGATATAAAAAGCAGAGTCGGCTTTCATCCGTTTTTGTTTCACAACGCCGACCGTCTTGGCACCTGCTGTATCGGCGAGTCGTTCGAGCTCGGCAAGCGATTCTTCGATATCCCATTCCGCAGGCTGTTCCACACCGACGAGAATAGCCGTTTCTTCTTCGTGAAGATCGTATCCGCCCACAGTCTTGATATCACGTTCAACTTTGGCAATGACTTCTCGTGTTGCGATAGACGAGAACGATTCCGCGTCGATCGCTTCATATTCCGCCGTCGTAAACGTATTCTTATCGCGTCCCGACAACACAGCAAAGCCGACAGCTTCTCGGCCTGTATCATCGACACCGATTGCCGCCATCAAGTCAAATCGGATAGACCGCAGAGCAGACAAGTCGATCGAGCTAAGACCTGCCGCACCGCTCGGATGCGTATGCAGACAGCGCACACCGCAAAGACCGTCCTCACGACGCGTCTGCTTCACAGGCGGAAGGTCGATCGTCTGTGCTTCACCGACCGACACCTGCACAACCGTTCCCGCACGGTCGATATAGACAGCCAACTCTCTGCCGATACGACAGCTGAGTTCGTACATCGTTCGGATCAATTCTACATCTGCCAACTGATCTGCCGTATGAAATTCATATAATCCTTCTATCTCCTCGAGCACACTGCGACGCAAGCCGACGAGATTTCCATCTAATGTTGTAATCGTAACCGTCTTCCTTTCAGGATAAAATCTATAATCGTTATTTATTCTTTCTTTTTCGGCAAAATCCTGCCCTACTCCCCTTCAAATCTCGTCTTATTGTAGACAATGCCCAACCTTGATATTCACTTCATCACAAAGTCACATTCTTCCAACATCAGCAGTTCATGTCTTAACAGATTCGGCTTACCTATTAGCCGGATCGCCTGTTTGCGGATCGCCTTTTCTACAAGATTACGTACGACACGTGCATTGCCGAATACCGATTCGCGCCCATATCGCTCTGCCATCACCATCTCTCCGAGCCGTTTTCGCGCACGTTCCGATAACTTATATTCTCGCTTCTCGCAAAAAAGGTCGGCAATTAAGAGAAGTTCTCTCTCGGTATAATCCTCGAATGACAGCTGTATCGGAAAACGTGACCTAAGTCCGGGATTCACCGACAAAAACGATTCCATCTCGGACGGATACCCTGCCAAAACAAGAATAAAATCATTCTTATGATCTTCCATCGCCTTGACGAGAACATCGATCGATTCCTTGCCGAAATCTTTTTCTCCACCGCGAGCAAGCGAATACGCTTCATCAATAAAAAGCACCCCGCCAAACGCTTTTTTTATCTTCTCTCGCGTTTTTTGTGCCGTATGCCCGATATACTCGCCAACCAAGTCGGCACGTTCTGCTTCTACGATATGCCCACTTTCTATGACACCGATCTGTTTCAATATCTGCCCGAAGATGCGTGCCACCGTCGTCTTGCCCGTCCCGGGATTGCCGCTGAAGATCATATGAAACACCATTGGCTCCGATGCCAGCTTTTGTCGTTGGCGACATTTTTGTATCTCCCAGAACGCATAGACTTCTCTGAGCATCTCCTTCACTGAGCGAAGCCCAACAAGCGCATCAAGTTCTCTGAATATCTCACGTTCAGACAGTACCGCGTCCTCGTTTTTTCTTTGTACGAACGATTCTTCTTCGAGTGCTTTGTTCTTGCTCATGATACTGCGCCCTAAAGACAGATTGCTTTTTCTTGATGAAAT
It encodes:
- a CDS encoding VanW family protein; amino-acid sequence: MSMKNMIIGLIVVAVVVFGAIYAFVLPSSDRMAEGLHIGNVAIGNMTKEEAKATLTKVCQQAETDGNVLELMENEEKSWYVKAKEFDFSVDVDATVERAYAVGREGNIFTCIKDAYEVRSNHEMVGYVVRYDEEKLTSIINNIRDMIEVKPIEASLKVVNRKVVIQPNQTGYLVDTDAVLADVRNFGSQLPYRVSLHTKTIVAKRTTEDLAEFKDVLGIYTTYFSTAAVGRTHNIHLAAGAIDGLIMKPNDVFSFNGVVGYRSAERGYQEAPVIVNGKMEPGIGGGICQVSTTMYNAVLLADLGVVERKPHFFPATYVPKGLDATVNYGTIDFRFRNTRQSDIYLWLNVVGNQITVAVLGNTEKEPVSKVSYRSRVEEVIPMEIVKIEDATVPSGQEVVEEKGNQGYITATYRVENGESKLAYRDRYPATKRVIHVGPKAVEPKVSVKKEADRENRTEENNTTNIAEQKPMQNTAVPNTLPPKPSAEREADR
- the spoIIIAA gene encoding stage III sporulation protein AA, producing the protein MKADMILEEDIFPFLPPKWGEVIRAEDALHEEEVSEIRLRVGEPIRLRYGLAEVALSRKVTITAQQLEGIVSSCCQHSRYAMESELKNGYITICGGHRVGMAGQAVVVQGEVKMLKHIHSLAFRIAREIVGCADGVLPYIREDGCVQSTLIVAPPYSGKTTILRDLVRQLSDGEERSGGVGVIVGLADERSEIAGAYQGIPRLNVGARTDVIDGAPKAAAMMMLIRAMSPVVIATDELGHREDIAAVEEAVHAGIAVVATLHGRDIEDVLVRMRKTRQEIFALFSRIIFLDNQPTMGSVRAVVGRDDIGEGTL
- the hflX gene encoding GTPase HflX, giving the protein MTTLDGNLVGLRRSVLEEIEGLYEFHTADQLADVELIRTMYELSCRIGRELAVYIDRAGTVVQVSVGEAQTIDLPPVKQTRREDGLCGVRCLHTHPSGAAGLSSIDLSALRSIRFDLMAAIGVDDTGREAVGFAVLSGRDKNTFTTAEYEAIDAESFSSIATREVIAKVERDIKTVGGYDLHEEETAILVGVEQPAEWDIEESLAELERLADTAGAKTVGVVKQKRMKADSAFYIGRGKVGEIAILLQETGASMVIFDNELSPSQQRNLEQAFGVKVIDRTALILDIFAQRARTFEGKLQVELAQMQYHLPRIMGQGLALSRLGGGVGTRGPGETKLEVDRRTIRNKISDIKGQLEVVRRQRGVQRKQRQDKQVPSVALVGYTNAGKSTLLNALTQSDVYAENQLFATLDTTTRSLKLPSGRSIVVTDTVGFIQKLPHSLVSAFRATLEEVVEADLLLHVVDGSSEQYEKQMIAVVDVLRELGAADKPQIVVFNKCDNITNEHRLEQMSRWEHSVTVSALDRETLVPLIGKLERFLDEQSVHMTLLIPYEESGKMLNFLHENVNVKEMEYQENGILAKVSAGKEWESALVKYQIEE
- a CDS encoding methionine gamma-lyase family protein, with the protein product MECFSNKIIEAREEALRQVKGMFADVDRIAEVNTLKVLNALRKHRISSYHFSTSSGYAYNDAGREKLDELWADICGAEKALFRSQFVSGTHALATALFAFLRPGDTLLAVTGEPYDTMQTVIGYKGDSPGSLAEFGVKYEELPMIDGKMDWEGLPSRIKPHIKGVLIQRSRGYSMRDPLTIADIERICKTIKAINPECICFVDNCYGEFTDVLEPTNVGADLMAGSLIKNPGGGIAPTGGYIAGRADLVDQASYRMTAPGIGGELGASLSGNRLFYQGLFLAPHVTAQAVKGAIFASAFFGVLGYHSLPAPTEKRNDIIQAIELGSREKMEAFAKGIQMYSPVDAYVTPEAGDMPGYEDAVIMAAGTFVQGASIELSADGPMRPPYIIYLQGGLTLEHAMIGSMGAAEEIERLASQA
- a CDS encoding AAA family ATPase codes for the protein MSKNKALEEESFVQRKNEDAVLSEREIFRELDALVGLRSVKEMLREVYAFWEIQKCRQRQKLASEPMVFHMIFSGNPGTGKTTVARIFGQILKQIGVIESGHIVEAERADLVGEYIGHTAQKTREKIKKAFGGVLFIDEAYSLARGGEKDFGKESIDVLVKAMEDHKNDFILVLAGYPSEMESFLSVNPGLRSRFPIQLSFEDYTERELLLIADLFCEKREYKLSERARKRLGEMVMAERYGRESVFGNARVVRNLVEKAIRKQAIRLIGKPNLLRHELLMLEECDFVMK